One region of Anaeromyxobacter paludicola genomic DNA includes:
- a CDS encoding YfhO family protein, with protein MRESRGRFGLVLAGLAGLAAVAYARVLFLGETFVQRDALTYLLPSRAELAAALRAGRLPEWTDGVGLGAPFAANPIHGVTYPPAWLSAVLPVSFGADLGIVLHLLFGAAGVAVLARRLGAGARGALFGGAAFLTCGYVASMPANNNAQLLAWTPWVGAGAAALAAACDGGGRRERVRAGLLLAAALAGQLAVGEPAHVVTSGLLALGVLLALSRRRGRGRAVVHLALSGAAALPLAAASLLPLLALVAWSDRAGGLKGIMVGGWSLPPARLLELVWPGALGDASLPRNLARVVADASGGGGGGVPGPTWAATVHLGIPVLLLGAAGAWRPGRRALAALALAFVLLALGRYAPVHGLLRAVFPPERLARYPEKHLLGALVLWTALAGAGFDEVFRPGARRLLRPALAGLALSAAWLVGLALGGDALAAALAPAAAALVPPLDVAGAIRFALLAGSVSTLLLAVFVGALALREDARLGPLAPALAAAAAIGGLVWNGRAFAPTAPRALAWEPPAALAPALAAVAPGRPRPRVYLGYSRLDPADFGSGERLARAFVQRAYTNLPALHGLACLPGADSAFSGPYASFIDGHRSISMRRFAALFGVPWVLLDRDMAATTPWPAVGESEVGTVLLDAGPVRPRAFVAPRWRTAPLEEALAELAAPGRDADPGRVVRVGGGGEAAPAAGAERAPLTPCEVTVRRPEEVELACDAPYGGQAVLLEETAPGWSAAVDGAPAAIARADGLFRSVAVGPGPHRVTFRYRTPWLRAGIAVALAAWAAWGLALWRTRARR; from the coding sequence ATGCGAGAGAGCCGCGGACGGTTCGGCCTGGTGCTCGCGGGCCTGGCCGGGCTCGCCGCGGTGGCGTACGCCCGCGTGCTCTTCCTGGGCGAGACCTTCGTCCAGCGCGACGCGCTCACCTACCTCCTGCCGTCGCGGGCCGAGCTCGCGGCCGCGCTCCGGGCCGGGCGCCTGCCGGAGTGGACCGACGGCGTGGGGCTCGGGGCGCCGTTCGCGGCCAACCCCATCCACGGGGTCACCTACCCGCCCGCGTGGCTCTCCGCGGTGCTGCCGGTCTCCTTCGGCGCCGATCTCGGCATCGTGCTGCACCTCCTCTTCGGCGCGGCCGGGGTGGCGGTGCTGGCGCGCCGCCTCGGAGCCGGCGCGCGCGGCGCGCTCTTCGGGGGCGCCGCCTTCCTCACCTGCGGCTACGTGGCGTCGATGCCCGCCAACAACAACGCGCAGCTCCTCGCCTGGACGCCCTGGGTCGGGGCGGGGGCGGCGGCGCTGGCGGCGGCGTGCGACGGGGGCGGGCGCCGGGAGCGGGTCCGCGCCGGGCTCCTCCTCGCCGCCGCGCTCGCCGGGCAGCTCGCGGTGGGCGAGCCGGCCCACGTGGTGACGAGCGGGCTCCTGGCGCTCGGGGTGCTCCTCGCGCTCTCGCGCCGGCGGGGGCGGGGGCGGGCGGTGGTGCACCTGGCGCTCTCCGGCGCCGCGGCGCTCCCCCTCGCCGCCGCCTCCCTGCTGCCGCTGCTCGCGCTGGTGGCCTGGAGCGACCGGGCCGGCGGGCTCAAGGGGATCATGGTCGGGGGCTGGTCGCTGCCGCCGGCGCGGCTCCTCGAGCTGGTCTGGCCCGGCGCGCTCGGCGACGCGTCGCTCCCGCGCAACCTCGCCCGGGTGGTCGCCGACGCCAGCGGCGGCGGGGGCGGCGGCGTGCCGGGGCCGACCTGGGCGGCGACGGTCCACCTCGGGATCCCGGTGCTGCTGCTCGGCGCGGCCGGCGCCTGGCGGCCGGGCCGCCGCGCCCTGGCGGCCCTCGCGCTCGCCTTCGTCCTCCTGGCGCTCGGGAGGTACGCCCCCGTGCACGGCCTGCTCCGGGCGGTCTTCCCGCCCGAGCGGCTGGCGCGCTACCCCGAGAAGCACCTCCTCGGCGCGCTGGTGCTCTGGACGGCGCTCGCCGGCGCCGGCTTCGACGAGGTCTTCCGGCCCGGGGCGCGCCGGCTGCTCCGCCCGGCGCTGGCGGGGCTGGCGCTGAGCGCCGCCTGGCTCGTGGGGCTGGCGCTCGGGGGCGACGCGCTCGCGGCGGCCCTGGCGCCGGCGGCGGCGGCCCTCGTGCCGCCGCTCGACGTCGCCGGCGCCATCCGGTTCGCGCTGCTCGCCGGCTCGGTCTCGACGCTCCTCCTCGCCGTCTTCGTGGGCGCGCTGGCGCTCCGCGAGGACGCGCGCCTGGGGCCGCTCGCGCCGGCGCTGGCGGCGGCCGCCGCCATCGGCGGGCTGGTCTGGAACGGCCGGGCCTTCGCGCCCACCGCGCCGCGCGCCCTCGCCTGGGAGCCCCCGGCGGCCCTCGCGCCGGCGCTCGCCGCGGTCGCGCCGGGCCGGCCGCGGCCGCGGGTCTACCTCGGGTACTCCCGCCTCGACCCCGCCGACTTCGGCTCGGGCGAGCGGCTGGCCCGCGCCTTCGTGCAGCGCGCCTACACCAACCTCCCGGCCCTCCACGGGCTCGCCTGCCTGCCCGGGGCCGACAGCGCCTTCAGCGGGCCGTACGCGAGCTTCATCGACGGCCACCGCTCCATCAGCATGCGCCGCTTCGCGGCCCTGTTCGGCGTCCCCTGGGTGCTGCTCGACCGCGACATGGCGGCCACGACCCCCTGGCCCGCGGTCGGCGAGAGCGAGGTCGGGACCGTGCTCCTCGACGCCGGGCCGGTCCGCCCGCGCGCCTTCGTCGCGCCGCGCTGGCGGACGGCGCCGCTCGAGGAGGCGCTCGCCGAGCTGGCCGCGCCGGGCCGCGACGCCGATCCGGGCCGGGTGGTGCGGGTGGGCGGGGGTGGGGAGGCCGCCCCCGCGGCCGGCGCCGAGCGCGCCCCCCTCACGCCGTGCGAGGTGACGGTCCGGCGGCCGGAGGAGGTGGAGCTCGCCTGCGACGCGCCCTACGGCGGGCAGGCGGTGCTGCTCGAGGAGACCGCGCCGGGCTGGAGCGCCGCCGTGGACGGCGCCCCGGCCGCGATCGCGCGGGCGGACGGGCTCTTCCGCTCGGTGGCGGTGGGCCCCGGCCCGCACCGGGTGACGTTCCGGTACCGGACGCCGTGGCTGCGCGCCGGGATCGCCGTCGCCCTCGCCGCCTGGGCGGCCTGGGGGCTCGCCCTCTGGCGGACGCGGGCTAGGCGGTGA
- a CDS encoding NAD-dependent epimerase/dehydratase family protein — MPVLVTGAAGLVGSHVVDALLRRKAVVRALLLPREPAARLLEAGVEVVRGDLGDPASLRGAVAGVDRVLHCAARTGPWGPRPEYERANVAGLRALLEAARAAGVRRLVHVSSAIVHGTDAPAPRDESAPLRPEPNPYSWSKIEGERLLEAAAREGGLEVVVVRPGLVFGPRDAGSFGRFARMLERGEMVQIGDGRNHLPLVYVGDVAEAVVLASEAPGAAGRAYLVVNDEPVTQREYLAALAAELGVPPPRRRIPYRVALTLAQLAEALVRVSGRAGPPPLTRFGVRMLGGENRFVIRRAREELGFEPRVGLAEGVRRGVAWYRAEARARAEEART, encoded by the coding sequence ATGCCCGTGCTGGTCACCGGAGCGGCAGGCCTCGTCGGGAGTCACGTCGTGGACGCCCTGCTGAGGCGGAAGGCGGTCGTCCGGGCGCTCCTGCTGCCGCGCGAGCCCGCGGCCCGGCTCCTGGAGGCCGGCGTGGAGGTGGTGCGCGGCGATCTCGGCGACCCCGCCTCGCTCCGGGGGGCGGTCGCCGGGGTGGATCGGGTGCTCCACTGCGCCGCCCGCACCGGGCCCTGGGGGCCGCGCCCCGAGTACGAGCGCGCCAACGTGGCCGGGCTCCGGGCGCTGCTGGAGGCGGCGCGGGCGGCCGGCGTGCGCAGGCTCGTCCACGTGAGCTCCGCCATCGTCCACGGGACCGACGCGCCCGCGCCGCGCGACGAGTCGGCCCCGCTCCGGCCCGAGCCCAACCCCTACAGCTGGTCGAAGATCGAGGGGGAGCGGCTCCTCGAGGCGGCGGCGCGCGAGGGCGGCCTCGAGGTGGTGGTGGTCCGGCCGGGGCTCGTGTTCGGCCCGCGCGACGCCGGCAGCTTCGGGCGCTTCGCCCGGATGCTGGAGCGCGGCGAGATGGTCCAGATCGGCGACGGGCGGAACCACCTCCCGCTCGTCTACGTGGGCGACGTCGCCGAGGCGGTGGTGCTCGCGTCGGAGGCGCCGGGCGCCGCCGGGCGCGCCTACCTCGTGGTCAACGACGAGCCGGTCACGCAGCGCGAGTACCTCGCCGCCCTCGCCGCCGAGCTCGGCGTCCCGCCGCCGCGGCGGCGGATCCCGTACCGGGTGGCGCTCACGCTGGCCCAGCTGGCGGAGGCGCTGGTCCGCGTCTCGGGCCGGGCCGGGCCCCCGCCGCTCACCCGCTTCGGCGTGCGGATGCTGGGCGGCGAGAACCGGTTCGTCATCCGCCGCGCCCGCGAGGAGCTCGGGTTCGAGCCCCGGGTCGGCCTCGCCGAGGGGGTCCGGCGCGGCGTGGCCTGGTACCGGGCGGAGGCGCGGGCGCGCGCCGAGGAGGCGCGGACATGA
- a CDS encoding CDP-alcohol phosphatidyltransferase family protein, which produces MGQVLTLANLLTFARILLAPVFLVLYVRGETVRALSAFAAAAATDVLDGLVARALDQRTRLGAFLDPAADKLLAACALVALAARGGLPWWLPALTISRDAAQLLGAGALRLSHHRVPIAPTRIGKYATFALAVTVLLALAAELGAFPRARAAPLVAAFGTLAAECVLVSFAQYFLYFVRSWRLPRAPDPV; this is translated from the coding sequence GTGGGGCAGGTGCTCACGCTCGCGAACCTGCTCACCTTCGCGCGCATCCTGCTCGCGCCGGTCTTCCTCGTGCTCTACGTGCGGGGGGAGACGGTGCGGGCGCTCTCGGCCTTCGCGGCGGCCGCCGCCACCGACGTGCTCGACGGGCTCGTCGCCCGGGCCCTCGACCAGCGCACCCGGCTCGGCGCGTTCCTCGATCCGGCCGCCGACAAGCTGCTCGCCGCCTGCGCGCTGGTGGCGCTGGCCGCGCGGGGCGGGCTGCCCTGGTGGCTGCCGGCGCTGACCATCTCCCGGGACGCGGCGCAGCTGCTCGGGGCCGGGGCGCTCCGGCTCAGCCACCACCGGGTCCCGATCGCGCCCACCCGGATCGGCAAGTACGCCACCTTCGCGCTCGCCGTGACGGTCCTGCTCGCGCTCGCGGCCGAGCTCGGCGCCTTCCCGCGGGCCCGGGCGGCGCCCCTCGTCGCCGCGTTCGGGACCCTGGCGGCCGAGTGCGTGCTGGTGAGCTTCGCGCAGTACTTCCTCTACTTCGTGCGCAGCTGGCGGCTGCCGCGCGCGCCCGACCCGGTCTGA
- a CDS encoding MBL fold metallo-hydrolase — translation MTFLRRRYARDNWAYLLAEGPDAVLVDPGDLAAGLWLAEQGRAAGAEVRAILHTHGHADHSGGSAALRERLGAPVVAHAADAAWFAPDRDLAGEGELRFGALALEVVAAPGHTPGSVLFRAGRRLLTGDTLFRGGSGNCRHGGDPRRLARTFLEVLPALDGGLEVHPGHDYAELNLPFVLALEPGNAAARAALEAARAAHARGEDPAPASLAAERAVNPFLRATDPAVADALAARGARPAPGEEVFLALRRLKDAW, via the coding sequence GTGACCTTCCTGCGCCGGCGGTACGCGAGGGACAACTGGGCCTACCTCCTCGCCGAAGGGCCGGACGCGGTGCTGGTCGATCCGGGCGATCTCGCCGCCGGCCTCTGGCTCGCGGAGCAGGGGCGCGCCGCCGGCGCCGAGGTGCGGGCCATCCTCCACACCCACGGGCACGCCGATCACTCCGGCGGGAGCGCCGCCCTCCGGGAGCGGCTCGGCGCGCCGGTGGTGGCGCACGCCGCCGACGCGGCCTGGTTCGCGCCCGACCGGGACCTGGCGGGCGAGGGGGAGCTCCGGTTCGGCGCCCTGGCGCTCGAGGTCGTGGCCGCCCCCGGCCACACCCCGGGCTCGGTGCTCTTCCGCGCCGGCCGGCGGCTGCTCACGGGCGACACCCTCTTCCGCGGCGGGAGCGGCAACTGCCGGCACGGCGGCGACCCGCGCCGGCTCGCGCGCACCTTCCTCGAGGTGCTCCCGGCGCTCGACGGCGGGCTGGAGGTCCACCCGGGCCACGACTACGCCGAGCTGAACCTCCCGTTCGTCCTGGCGCTCGAGCCGGGGAACGCGGCGGCCCGGGCGGCGCTCGAGGCGGCGCGGGCCGCGCACGCGCGGGGCGAGGACCCGGCGCCGGCGAGCCTCGCGGCCGAGCGGGCGGTGAACCCGTTCCTGCGCGCCACCGACCCGGCCGTGGCCGACGCCCTCGCCGCCCGGGGCGCGCGCCCCGCCCCCGGCGAGGAGGTCTTCCTCGCGCTCCGGCGCCTGAAGGACGCCTGGTAG
- a CDS encoding metallophosphoesterase, translating into MGRVIKLVVSDFHLGKGPYREDGSVNVFEDFRCDGKFAAFLDYHCAGEHADDDVELVVNGDFFNLLSVDLDGRLQEAITERVAVEKTEAIIRGHPVVFEALRRFAATPRRNVVFMMGNHDPGFLFAGVRAAVSLAVGGRHVYLLDAYDFDGVHVEHGMQREPMNAFNPSRYFQERNGEQILNLPLGSRYIISVLNQEKAQRPFIDKVAPFRRYLQWAAVNDPKFAARLALRSFNFAAAAALKRIPHLDPMPLADLAKRLLDYTAYPSLEAEAKHLLNRKGYHTVIMGHTHVPLYREYARDKVYINTGTWNAMTSLDMGNLGRTEVLTYAHVEYVDGRPRARLREWKGLQRPAEDVFF; encoded by the coding sequence ATGGGGCGCGTGATCAAGCTGGTGGTCTCCGACTTCCACCTCGGGAAGGGCCCCTACCGCGAGGACGGCTCGGTCAACGTCTTCGAGGACTTCCGCTGCGACGGGAAGTTCGCCGCCTTCCTCGACTACCACTGCGCGGGCGAGCACGCGGACGACGACGTGGAGCTCGTCGTCAACGGCGACTTCTTCAACCTGCTCTCGGTGGATCTCGACGGGCGGCTCCAGGAGGCGATCACCGAGCGGGTGGCGGTCGAGAAGACCGAGGCCATCATCCGCGGCCACCCGGTGGTCTTCGAGGCGCTGCGCCGGTTCGCGGCCACGCCGCGGCGGAACGTGGTCTTCATGATGGGGAACCACGACCCGGGCTTCCTCTTCGCCGGCGTGCGGGCCGCGGTGTCGCTCGCGGTCGGCGGCCGCCACGTCTACCTCCTCGACGCCTACGACTTCGACGGCGTGCACGTCGAGCACGGCATGCAGCGCGAGCCGATGAACGCCTTCAACCCGTCGCGCTACTTCCAGGAGCGGAACGGGGAGCAGATCCTGAACCTGCCGCTCGGGTCGAGGTACATCATCTCGGTGCTGAACCAGGAGAAGGCGCAGCGCCCCTTCATCGACAAGGTCGCGCCCTTCCGGCGTTATCTACAGTGGGCCGCGGTGAACGACCCCAAGTTCGCCGCGCGGCTCGCCCTCCGCAGCTTCAACTTCGCCGCGGCCGCCGCCCTGAAGCGGATCCCGCACCTCGACCCGATGCCGCTCGCCGACCTCGCCAAGCGGCTCCTCGACTACACGGCCTACCCGTCCCTCGAGGCCGAGGCGAAGCACCTGCTCAACCGCAAGGGCTACCACACGGTGATCATGGGCCACACGCACGTGCCGCTCTACCGCGAGTACGCGCGCGACAAGGTCTACATCAACACCGGCACCTGGAACGCCATGACCTCGCTCGACATGGGCAACCTCGGGCGGACCGAGGTGCTGACCTACGCCCACGTCGAGTACGTGGACGGCCGGCCGCGCGCGCGGCTGCGGGAGTGGAAGGGGCTGCAGCGCCCGGCGGAGGACGTCTTCTTCTAG
- a CDS encoding VOC family protein, with amino-acid sequence MPLAFHHLALQCHDLARCERFYVEVLGLPVLRRWPREGGGDRSVWLALGDGFLALERAAEPPAESGFRHGAAGLHLLALRIAPGERAAWEARLASAGVEVVHRTRYTLYARDPEGNRVGLSHHPEEAA; translated from the coding sequence TTGCCGCTCGCCTTCCACCACCTCGCCCTGCAGTGCCACGACCTCGCTCGCTGCGAGCGGTTCTACGTGGAGGTGCTCGGGCTTCCGGTGCTGCGCCGCTGGCCCCGCGAGGGCGGGGGCGACCGGAGCGTCTGGCTGGCCCTCGGCGACGGGTTCCTCGCCCTGGAGCGCGCCGCCGAGCCGCCGGCGGAGTCGGGGTTCCGGCACGGCGCCGCCGGCCTGCACCTCCTCGCGCTGCGGATCGCGCCGGGCGAGCGTGCGGCCTGGGAGGCGCGCCTCGCGAGCGCCGGCGTGGAGGTGGTGCACCGCACCCGCTATACCCTCTACGCCCGGGACCCCGAGGGGAACCGGGTCGGGCTGTCGCACCACCCGGAGGAGGCCGCGTGA
- a CDS encoding NAD-dependent epimerase/dehydratase family protein codes for MTAPALAGARVAVTGATGFLGGALARALCQAGAEVHALRRAGSDVRPLGDLPIAWHEGDVLDPAGLRRFLRGADRVVHAAGRLGEAGVPEQVYRRINVDGAGNVLAAALAVAPGARVLHLSSPGVLGPTPRAPADESAPHRPENPYERSKSEAERLAVAFAGKGLAVRIARPGFVYGPGDRHVLGLFRAVARGRFFLVDGGRSLCQPTHVDDAVDGMLACLESGRDGEPYHLVGPRAVSFRELADALARALDVAPPRLNLPRAVALAGAAGLELAARVARRPAPLSRSGVRFFSEDRVCSFAKAARELGYAPRRDLAEGLADTVAWYRRQGWL; via the coding sequence GTGACCGCGCCCGCCCTCGCCGGCGCGCGCGTGGCCGTGACCGGCGCGACCGGCTTCCTCGGCGGCGCGCTGGCCCGGGCGCTCTGCCAGGCCGGCGCGGAGGTCCACGCGCTCCGGCGCGCCGGGAGCGACGTCCGCCCGCTCGGGGACCTCCCGATCGCCTGGCACGAGGGGGACGTCCTCGACCCGGCCGGCCTGCGCCGGTTCCTGCGCGGCGCCGACCGGGTGGTCCACGCCGCCGGCCGGCTCGGAGAGGCGGGGGTCCCGGAGCAGGTCTACCGCCGGATCAACGTGGACGGGGCCGGCAACGTCCTCGCGGCGGCGCTCGCCGTCGCCCCGGGGGCCCGCGTGCTCCACCTCAGCAGCCCCGGCGTGCTCGGCCCCACGCCCCGCGCGCCGGCCGACGAGTCGGCGCCGCACCGCCCCGAGAACCCGTACGAGCGGAGCAAGTCGGAGGCGGAGCGGCTGGCGGTGGCCTTCGCCGGGAAGGGGCTCGCGGTCCGCATCGCCCGCCCCGGCTTCGTGTACGGCCCCGGCGATCGCCACGTCCTCGGCCTCTTCCGGGCGGTGGCGCGCGGCCGCTTCTTCCTGGTGGACGGCGGCCGGAGCCTCTGCCAGCCCACCCACGTGGACGACGCCGTGGACGGCATGCTGGCCTGCCTCGAGTCCGGGCGCGACGGCGAGCCCTACCACCTGGTCGGCCCCCGGGCCGTCAGCTTCCGCGAGCTCGCCGACGCGCTCGCGCGGGCCCTCGACGTCGCGCCGCCGCGCCTGAACCTGCCGCGCGCGGTCGCCCTGGCCGGCGCCGCCGGCCTGGAGCTCGCGGCCCGCGTGGCGCGGCGCCCGGCCCCGCTCAGCCGGAGCGGCGTCCGCTTCTTCAGCGAGGATCGGGTCTGCTCCTTCGCGAAGGCGGCGCGCGAGCTCGGGTACGCGCCGCGCCGCGATCTGGCCGAGGGGCTCGCCGACACGGTGGCCTGGTACCGCCGGCAGGGCTGGCTCTAG
- the typA gene encoding translational GTPase TypA, with amino-acid sequence MTPREKIRNVAIVAHVDHGKTTLVDHMLRQAGVFRTNEAVVDRVMDSNDLEREKGITILAKNTAVNYQGVKINIVDTPGHADFGGEVERALRLVDGVLLLVDAAEGPLPQTRFVLSKALAMGLPSVVVINKVDRQDARAKEVLDLVYSLYIDLGANEHQIDFPVIYAVAREGRAAHTVADAFHAETLKPLFDAILTHIPAPLPGEREGLQMLVDNLDYDDYVGRLAIGRITSGVAHEGDAIAVIREEGKIVPARIVRLYAYEGLKRTEVKDAGPGEIVCIAGAEEIGIGDTLSDPNFPVALPRISVEEPTMSMVFKVNDGPFAGKEGKYVTSRNIRERLYREAYRNVSIRVEDTDSPDSFKVVGRGELQLAVIVENMRREGYELTVSNPEPILKEVEGEVQEPMELLVADLPADAVGGVTQSMGPRKGRMVDMQPLGSSRTRLQFRVPARGLIGFRNEFLTLTRGEGIMSSQFDGYEPWQGKIEKRKSGAIVSDREGDVVAYACFYCQERGALFVKPGDKVYTGMIVGEHSHDNDLDFNICKEKKLTNIRAAGRDENIILTPPRDMGLEKALEWIAEDELVEVTPQSIRLRKKFLDPNMRYKIERDRKRGSAGVTA; translated from the coding sequence ATGACCCCCCGCGAGAAGATCCGCAACGTCGCCATCGTCGCCCACGTCGACCACGGCAAGACCACCCTCGTCGACCACATGCTGCGGCAGGCCGGCGTCTTCCGGACCAACGAGGCGGTCGTCGATCGGGTCATGGACTCGAACGACCTCGAGCGCGAGAAGGGCATCACCATCCTCGCGAAGAACACGGCGGTCAACTACCAGGGGGTGAAGATCAACATCGTCGACACCCCCGGCCACGCCGACTTCGGCGGCGAGGTGGAGCGCGCGCTGCGCCTCGTGGACGGCGTGCTGCTGCTCGTGGACGCCGCCGAGGGGCCGCTCCCGCAGACGCGCTTCGTGCTCTCGAAGGCGCTGGCGATGGGGCTGCCGTCGGTGGTGGTGATCAACAAGGTGGACCGCCAGGACGCGCGGGCGAAGGAGGTCCTCGACCTCGTCTACTCGCTCTACATCGACCTCGGCGCCAACGAGCACCAGATCGACTTCCCGGTCATCTACGCCGTGGCCCGCGAGGGGCGCGCCGCCCACACCGTGGCCGACGCCTTCCACGCCGAGACGCTCAAGCCGCTCTTCGACGCCATCCTCACCCACATCCCCGCCCCGCTCCCCGGCGAGCGCGAGGGGCTGCAGATGCTGGTGGACAACCTCGACTACGACGACTACGTCGGCCGCCTCGCCATCGGGCGCATCACCTCCGGCGTGGCGCACGAGGGCGACGCCATCGCCGTCATCCGCGAGGAGGGCAAGATCGTGCCCGCCCGGATCGTGCGGCTCTACGCCTACGAGGGGCTGAAGCGGACCGAGGTGAAGGACGCCGGCCCGGGCGAGATCGTCTGCATCGCCGGCGCCGAGGAGATCGGCATCGGCGACACCCTCAGCGATCCCAACTTCCCGGTGGCGCTCCCGCGCATCAGCGTGGAGGAGCCGACCATGTCGATGGTCTTCAAGGTCAACGACGGGCCCTTCGCCGGCAAGGAGGGCAAGTACGTCACGAGCCGCAACATCCGCGAGCGGCTCTACCGCGAGGCCTACCGGAACGTCTCCATCCGCGTCGAGGACACCGACTCGCCCGACTCCTTCAAGGTGGTCGGCCGCGGCGAGCTGCAGCTCGCGGTGATCGTGGAGAACATGCGGCGCGAGGGCTACGAGCTCACCGTCTCGAACCCCGAGCCGATCCTGAAGGAGGTCGAGGGCGAGGTGCAGGAGCCGATGGAGCTCCTGGTGGCCGACCTGCCGGCCGACGCCGTCGGCGGCGTCACCCAGAGCATGGGGCCGCGCAAGGGGCGCATGGTGGACATGCAGCCGCTCGGGTCGAGCCGCACCCGCCTGCAGTTCCGGGTGCCGGCCCGCGGCCTCATCGGCTTCCGCAACGAGTTCCTCACCCTCACCCGCGGCGAGGGGATCATGTCGTCGCAGTTCGACGGCTACGAGCCCTGGCAGGGCAAGATCGAGAAGCGGAAGAGCGGCGCCATCGTCTCCGACCGCGAGGGCGACGTGGTGGCCTACGCCTGCTTCTACTGCCAGGAGCGCGGCGCCCTCTTCGTGAAGCCGGGCGACAAGGTCTACACCGGCATGATCGTGGGCGAGCACAGCCACGACAACGACCTCGACTTCAACATCTGCAAGGAGAAGAAGCTCACCAACATCCGCGCCGCCGGCCGGGACGAGAACATCATCCTCACGCCGCCGCGCGACATGGGGCTCGAGAAGGCGCTGGAGTGGATCGCCGAGGACGAGCTCGTCGAGGTGACGCCGCAGTCGATCCGGCTGCGCAAGAAGTTCCTCGACCCGAACATGCGCTACAAGATCGAGCGCGACCGCAAGCGCGGCTCGGCCGGCGTCACCGCCTAG
- a CDS encoding NAD-dependent epimerase/dehydratase family protein yields the protein MREVLVTGAAGFVGHHLVAALCARGCRVRVLALPEEDVSSLGPEVAVHRGDVRRRESLDAPMRGADTVFHLAAVHGLWRPREEYRAVNVGGVENVCAAAAAAGVGRLVHVSSWTVYGMGLSGAVREDQPLAPRPDDYAVTKAEADLLVQRRAREGLPAVVVRPGTMFGPGDRVNFGRMADRLRDGKAVLIGRGDNALPFVDVTDVVEGMILAATRDGAAGEAYNLSTDAPITQEQLWRAIAEELGVPPPRLRVPFRALHAAAFVAEQVARIRPGTQPLVTRLGVELFGWENRHAIDKARRELGYAPRVAVREGVRRAAAWYLGAGGRPAARGAA from the coding sequence ATGAGAGAGGTCCTGGTCACCGGCGCCGCCGGCTTCGTGGGCCACCACCTCGTCGCCGCGCTGTGCGCGCGCGGCTGCCGCGTCCGCGTGCTCGCCCTCCCGGAGGAGGACGTCTCGTCGCTCGGGCCGGAGGTCGCGGTCCACCGCGGCGACGTCCGCCGGCGGGAGTCGCTCGACGCGCCCATGCGCGGCGCCGACACGGTCTTCCACCTCGCCGCCGTCCACGGGCTCTGGCGGCCGCGGGAGGAGTACCGGGCGGTGAACGTGGGCGGGGTCGAGAACGTCTGCGCCGCCGCGGCCGCGGCCGGCGTGGGGCGGCTCGTCCACGTGAGCTCCTGGACCGTCTACGGCATGGGGCTCTCCGGGGCGGTGCGCGAGGACCAGCCGCTCGCGCCGCGGCCCGACGACTACGCCGTGACCAAGGCCGAGGCCGATCTGCTGGTGCAGCGCCGCGCGCGCGAGGGGCTGCCCGCGGTGGTGGTCCGGCCCGGGACGATGTTCGGGCCCGGGGACCGGGTCAACTTCGGCCGCATGGCCGATCGGCTCCGGGACGGGAAGGCGGTGCTCATCGGGCGCGGCGACAACGCGCTCCCCTTCGTGGACGTGACCGACGTCGTCGAGGGGATGATCCTGGCCGCCACCCGCGACGGCGCCGCCGGCGAGGCCTACAACCTCTCGACCGACGCGCCCATCACCCAGGAGCAGCTCTGGCGGGCCATCGCCGAGGAGCTCGGGGTGCCGCCGCCGCGGCTCCGGGTGCCGTTCCGCGCGCTCCACGCCGCCGCCTTCGTCGCGGAGCAGGTGGCCCGGATCCGACCGGGGACGCAGCCCCTCGTGACCCGCCTCGGCGTGGAGCTCTTCGGCTGGGAGAACCGGCACGCCATCGACAAGGCCCGCCGCGAGCTCGGCTACGCGCCGCGGGTGGCCGTGCGCGAGGGCGTCCGGCGGGCGGCCGCCTGGTACCTGGGCGCCGGGGGACGGCCCGCGGCCCGCGGCGCCGCCTGA